TTTAATCAAGCTAGTCTTAGAACCCGAATGGGAGTCATGTTTTGAAGAAAATAGTTACGGATTTCGACCGGGTAGAAGCTGCCACGACGCCATAGGGGCAATATTTAATCAGATTAGATATAAGCCTAAATATGTGTTAGATGCAGATATATCCAAGTGTTTTGACAAGATAGACCAAGAAAAACTGATAGCCAAAATCAACACATACCCTAAACTCAGAAACCAAATTAAAGCTTGGTTAAAGAGCGGTGTGATTGACAAAAAGAACTTGTATCCAACCAACGAAGGCACACCACAGGGAGGAGTGGTATCACCATTACTAGCCAATATAGCGTTACATGGAATGGAACAGGAAATTAAGAAATACGCTAGAACCTGGAAAGGACGAAAGGATGACAACGAAAAGTCAGTGAGTCTAATTAGATATGCTGATGACTTCGTTATACTTCATGAATCCTTACCAGTAGTCCTAAAGTGTAAAGAGATAATCGAAAACTGGCTAAAAGACATTGGTCTAGAACTCAAACCTAGCAAAACCAGAATATCTCACACTCTAATAGAGCATGAAGGTAACATAGGTTTTGACTTCCTAGGGTTCACCATTAGACAATTCCCTGCAGGGAAGTATCAAAGTGGAAAAAACACCAATGGGAAAAAACTAGGCTTCAAAACAATCATAAAACCTTCAAAACAGAGAATCAAGAAGCACATCAAGAAACTTGGTGAAGTAATAAGAGCTCATAAGTCAGCACCACAAATAGCCTTAATAAAACATTTAAACCCAATAATCAGAGGGTGGTCAAACTACTACAGCTCGGTCAGCGGTAAGGAAGAATTCTCCCAATGCGACCACATTCTATACCAACAATTGAAAAGATGGGCAGAAAGACGACATCCCAAGAAATCAAAATCATGGGTAGCTAATAAATACTGGCATAAAGCGGGTAAAAGAAATTGGGCTTTTGGAGTCAAATATAAAGATAGTAACAACCTCTTTGGATTACTAGAGCACCAAAAAACCCCGTATATAGAACACGTAAAAGTAAAAGGAAAGGTCAGCCCATTCAATGGGGACCTTATTTACTGGAGTAGTCGAATGGGTAAACACCCAGAAGTCTCAACCAGAGTAGCAACACTCCTAAAGAGACAAAAAGGGAAATGTGCCCACTGTGGATTAATATTCCGAGATGAAGATTTGTTAGAGGTAGACCATATTACCCCCAAATCAAAAGGCGGCAAAAACAAATATGAAAACCTTCAACTACTTCACAGACATTGCCATGACATTAAGACAGCAATGGACTTAAGGACTTGTACCGATGACAACGGGTTTACTAGAGAGGAGCCGTGTGAGGTGAAAGTCTCAAGCACGGTTCTGAAGACGAGTCGATTGGGTGACTGTTCGGCTTAGTTTACCAATAAAAAAATTGTTTGTTAACTAGATCAGGACTTAAATTTAGGAGTTAGGAACTATGAGTACACAGCCGACCCTAGCGTTTTTCCCGACTCGAAGCCATGAAGGAATAGATCTGCAAGAGCAATTTGTGCCATGTGCTAAGGAGCTAGGCTTCGACATCAAGGTGTTTTCTGACGCTACTCCGCCTGAGTATGCCAAAGCTAGCTGGAACGACGATGTAGTGGTGCTTGACGCATCTGTTGAAAAAAAAGGTCAGCACAACTACGAAATTATCTTCCCAACACCCCTGGATCATCTTCTGGTGGTTAGTAGAACATATTTACCGCTCAATTTCTACGGTTTACGTGACAGCATCGTAGAGCCAGAACATAATACTTTAATTTACGGAACTCCCTTCTATCCAAACTCCCAAACCAATGAAGACATTCTGCGATGGCTTGAGCTACAACTTCAAGAGCTGTTGCCATCGCTTCCTCGACCTAAGCAAGAGCGAGGAGTCTGGGGAGCACTATTTAAAGGGGGTTCTCGTTCCTGTGATATTCAAGATCTGCGACGCAACCAGAGTGGACAGATTTTTATCAGTTATAGAAGTAAAGATAGTAAAAAAGTTGAGCAGTTCAAGCAAAGAATTGAACAAGGAGAATTTCATAACGGAGAGTCTAGAATTGTTCGTTACTTTCCCCCTGGCGCTTTATCTGATGAAGTGATGACGGAGCAGCGTCGCTGGCAAATTTTGAGTATGCTTGACCGATTTATTGGTCCTGCTAGTGAAGTATGGGTATATGAAACCGAAGACTACTACGATTCATGGTGGACGCTAGGAGAGTTGACGACACTAACTTATAGAGATACTGAAGGTTATCGGGGCAAAAGACCACCTAAGTTAAGAATTTTTAATCCTGACACTGACAGCGTTTGTGATGCTCCTCCTGATTATTTGCCTAAGATGACCGAAGCGCAGAGAAAGAGAATGGCTCGGTGGTATGCCAACTGTGATACAGCACAAATGGGGCCTGAATCTGTAGTAGGCATCCGTCTCATGCCCCATTTTCCCTTAATTGGTCCGTTACTGGGACGGTTAAGGTACTTTCAAGACCATGTGTGGACAGACGAATTTTGGAAACATCCCATTTTGGATTGCCCTCAGTGTAGACAAATTGGTAAAAACCACAATCATTTCGACTTGGAAGCGTTTCTTTGGACGAAAGATCCTAGTTTTCATCGTCTTACCCCAGAACAGATGCAAGCTGCTATAGAAAGGCAAGAGATTATCTGTCCTTGCTGCCAAACTGCGTATAGATTGGAAGAAGCACCTCTACAATATCTGTGGATGCCCGTGGTTAACGGACACCGTACAGGATACTACTGGATGTTAGTATTTGATATACAACCTGAAGATCCTGAAGAATTTCACTTGGTTCCGTTACCTGCTTATCGATTGGGAAAACCTATTAACTGTTAGCAATAAGATTTTGGTTGAGTTCTAAAAATTATGAGTGCCAAGCCAACCTTAGCCTTTTTTCCAACTCGTAGTTCTGAAGGAATAGATCTGCAAGAACAATTTGTGCCGCTTGCCGAAAAATTGGGCTTTGAAGTTCAGACTCCATCAGCTACTCAATCCAACTATTGTAGCGCTTGTTTGAATTCCGATGTAGTGGTTTTTGATGCCTCTATTGAGGAGGAAGGTCAGCATAACTATGCCAATGCTACTACTCAACAAATAGCAATGGATCATATCTTGGTCATAAGTAGAACCTATCTACCGATCAACTTCTTTGGTCTTCGGGATGGAGGC
The sequence above is drawn from the Gloeocapsa sp. PCC 73106 genome and encodes:
- the ltrA gene encoding group II intron reverse transcriptase/maturase, with translation MNVKYEWKNWNEINWKTVEIAIFKLQKRIFRASQMGNIKLVHSLQKLLSTSYYGKLWATRKVTQDNQGKKTAGVDGVKSLTPKERLEMVRNIKLEGKSKPTRRVWIPKPNGEKRPLGIPTIYERVKQCLIKLVLEPEWESCFEENSYGFRPGRSCHDAIGAIFNQIRYKPKYVLDADISKCFDKIDQEKLIAKINTYPKLRNQIKAWLKSGVIDKKNLYPTNEGTPQGGVVSPLLANIALHGMEQEIKKYARTWKGRKDDNEKSVSLIRYADDFVILHESLPVVLKCKEIIENWLKDIGLELKPSKTRISHTLIEHEGNIGFDFLGFTIRQFPAGKYQSGKNTNGKKLGFKTIIKPSKQRIKKHIKKLGEVIRAHKSAPQIALIKHLNPIIRGWSNYYSSVSGKEEFSQCDHILYQQLKRWAERRHPKKSKSWVANKYWHKAGKRNWAFGVKYKDSNNLFGLLEHQKTPYIEHVKVKGKVSPFNGDLIYWSSRMGKHPEVSTRVATLLKRQKGKCAHCGLIFRDEDLLEVDHITPKSKGGKNKYENLQLLHRHCHDIKTAMDLRTCTDDNGFTREEPCEVKVSSTVLKTSRLGDCSA